In one window of Mucilaginibacter auburnensis DNA:
- a CDS encoding DUF3127 domain-containing protein: protein MDIKGKVHEIGATTQVTDSLKKRELIVEYVENPQYPEYLKFETMQDKCALLDNIKVGDDVEVFFNLRGRPWTDKTGKKSYFNSMQLWRINVINGAGASTTPEYAPPADISSAADDDDLPF from the coding sequence ATGGATATTAAAGGCAAAGTACACGAAATTGGGGCAACCACACAGGTTACAGATTCCCTAAAAAAAAGAGAATTGATTGTTGAGTATGTTGAAAACCCTCAATATCCGGAATACTTAAAGTTTGAAACAATGCAGGACAAATGTGCCCTGCTGGATAATATTAAGGTTGGCGATGATGTAGAGGTTTTCTTTAACCTGCGCGGCCGCCCATGGACAGACAAAACCGGCAAAAAAAGCTACTTTAACTCAATGCAGCTTTGGCGCATTAATGTTATAAATGGCGCGGGTGCCAGCACTACGCCAGAGTATGCTCCACCGGCCGATATCAGCTCTGCTGCTGATGATGACGATCTGCCATTTTAA
- a CDS encoding THUMP domain-containing class I SAM-dependent RNA methyltransferase, translating to MQVFHTESKIVITCNKRLSPYLQQEVEQLGFTPTRVFQTGVELQGTVTDTIPLNLNLRCGSQILYLLKSFTAANPQELYDNLVKIEWEELIDFSGYFSVTSNVNNEHILTPLFANVKVKDAIVDRIKSVKGVRPNSGADVNKTVVHLYWQDDKAEIFLDTSGETLAKHGYRKIPGKAPMLEALATSVITATNWDRNSTFINPMCGSGTLAIEAALMATDKSPGLFRMNYGFMHILGYDEQVFFVERRKLKDKAKKELGFKIIATDLSADAVDVAQKNARTAGVEHLIEFAVCDFADTEVPAEQGVVVFNPEYGERLGVHTKLEATYKRVGDFMKQKCKGYRGYIFTGNPDLAKKIGLKAARRIEFYNGKLDCRLLEYELYDGTRRLPETE from the coding sequence ATGCAAGTTTTCCACACCGAAAGTAAGATCGTTATTACCTGCAATAAACGGCTGTCGCCTTACCTGCAGCAAGAAGTTGAGCAACTGGGCTTTACTCCAACACGCGTTTTTCAAACCGGCGTTGAACTGCAAGGCACCGTTACCGACACTATCCCGCTTAACCTGAATCTTCGCTGCGGAAGCCAGATCCTATACTTGTTAAAGAGCTTTACAGCGGCAAACCCGCAAGAGCTTTATGATAATCTGGTTAAAATAGAATGGGAAGAACTAATTGACTTTAGCGGCTACTTTTCTGTAACCTCTAATGTTAACAACGAGCATATACTTACCCCGCTTTTTGCCAACGTAAAGGTTAAAGATGCCATTGTTGACCGCATAAAATCTGTTAAAGGCGTAAGGCCGAACTCGGGCGCCGATGTTAACAAAACCGTGGTGCACCTGTACTGGCAGGATGACAAGGCCGAAATATTCTTAGATACATCGGGCGAAACTTTAGCTAAACACGGCTACCGTAAAATACCGGGCAAGGCCCCTATGCTGGAGGCTTTAGCTACATCTGTAATTACGGCTACCAACTGGGACAGGAACAGCACCTTCATTAATCCCATGTGTGGTTCAGGCACTTTGGCTATTGAAGCGGCTTTAATGGCTACCGATAAAAGTCCGGGCCTGTTCAGAATGAACTATGGCTTTATGCATATTTTGGGTTATGATGAGCAGGTGTTTTTTGTTGAACGCCGTAAGCTGAAAGACAAAGCCAAAAAAGAACTTGGCTTTAAAATTATAGCTACCGACCTTTCTGCTGATGCCGTTGATGTGGCCCAAAAAAATGCCAGAACAGCCGGCGTAGAACATTTAATTGAGTTTGCTGTTTGTGACTTTGCCGATACAGAGGTACCTGCCGAACAAGGCGTAGTAGTTTTTAACCCGGAGTATGGGGAGCGTTTAGGTGTACATACCAAACTGGAAGCTACTTACAAACGCGTGGGCGATTTTATGAAGCAGAAATGCAAAGGTTACCGCGGTTACATTTTTACTGGCAACCCTGATCTGGCAAAAAAAATTGGCTTAAAAGCAGCCCGCAGAATTGAATTTTACAATGGCAAATTGGATTGCCGCTTATTAGAATACGAATTATATGACGGCACCAGAAGGCTGCCCGAAACTGAATAA
- a CDS encoding helix-turn-helix domain-containing protein, protein MTNATGLKIKAIAANIRNKREKKNYTQEYLAYKLSISQNAYSKIELGYTKITLERLFQIAEILEVDAVSLINSD, encoded by the coding sequence ATGACGAACGCCACGGGATTGAAGATTAAGGCTATCGCCGCGAACATTAGAAACAAACGGGAAAAGAAAAATTACACACAAGAATATTTAGCTTATAAACTAAGCATCTCGCAAAACGCTTACAGCAAAATAGAGCTGGGTTATACTAAAATAACCCTTGAGCGCCTTTTTCAAATAGCCGAAATACTTGAGGTTGATGCTGTTTCACTTATCAATTCTGATTAA
- a CDS encoding HD domain-containing protein, with protein MEQNFIVEKTVAFVKETLKDAEGGHDWQHIERVYNNAKNIAETEDANQLVVELAALLHDIAEPKFNNGDEEKGPAMAAAFLQDIGVDEAVITHVQNIIRYMSFKSSFDAPVFTSIEMQIVQDADRLDAMGAIGIARAFNYGGHKGRAIYDPAVPAQTYTDKAAYKNSTAPTINHFYEKLLLLKDKMNTETGMRLAQQRHNFMLVYLDQFYKEMNSSL; from the coding sequence ATGGAGCAGAATTTTATTGTTGAAAAAACCGTAGCATTTGTTAAAGAAACGCTAAAAGATGCCGAAGGTGGGCATGACTGGCAGCATATTGAACGTGTTTATAATAACGCGAAAAATATAGCCGAAACAGAAGATGCTAACCAACTGGTTGTTGAACTGGCTGCTTTATTACATGATATTGCCGAGCCCAAGTTTAACAACGGCGATGAAGAAAAAGGTCCTGCCATGGCTGCTGCTTTTCTGCAAGATATTGGGGTGGATGAGGCGGTTATAACACATGTACAAAACATCATCAGATACATGTCTTTCAAATCATCATTTGATGCCCCGGTTTTTACATCGATAGAAATGCAGATAGTGCAGGATGCTGACCGGCTGGATGCAATGGGTGCCATAGGTATTGCACGAGCGTTTAATTATGGTGGCCACAAAGGAAGGGCAATATACGATCCTGCCGTGCCGGCTCAAACGTATACTGATAAGGCTGCCTACAAAAATTCGACTGCCCCAACCATTAATCATTTTTACGAAAAGTTATTACTGCTTAAAGATAAAATGAATACCGAGACCGGTATGCGCCTGGCGCAGCAGCGCCATAATTTTATGCTGGTTTACCTGGATCAATTTTACAAGGAAATGAATAGCTCATTGTAA
- a CDS encoding YceI family protein, whose product MKRISLIILLALFTVSVTFAQTVSKSNVSFKIKNLGINTGGTIGGVKATVHVDQAQVVNSIEATANVATINTDNEERDTHLKSADFFDVQRFPHITMKSAAINHKSGNKYSGKFNVTIKDKTKQFDIPFTYTETGNTATLNGTFKLNRLDFGVGGSSLVLGNEVTVTVVLELAK is encoded by the coding sequence ATGAAAAGAATATCCCTGATTATTTTATTAGCCCTGTTTACTGTTTCGGTAACGTTTGCTCAAACGGTAAGCAAATCAAACGTTTCCTTCAAAATAAAAAACCTCGGTATTAATACCGGCGGCACAATAGGTGGTGTTAAGGCAACGGTTCACGTAGACCAGGCCCAGGTGGTAAACAGTATTGAGGCTACTGCCAATGTTGCTACAATAAATACAGATAACGAAGAGCGCGATACACACCTTAAAAGCGCCGACTTTTTTGATGTACAACGTTTCCCGCACATTACTATGAAGTCTGCTGCAATAAACCATAAAAGCGGCAACAAATACAGCGGTAAGTTCAACGTAACCATTAAAGACAAAACCAAGCAATTCGATATTCCTTTTACCTATACAGAAACAGGTAATACAGCCACTTTGAACGGAACGTTCAAACTGAACCGTCTGGATTTTGGTGTTGGTGGCTCAAGTTTGGTGTTAGGGAATGAGGTAACGGTTACTGTGGTTTTGGAGTTGGCTAAGTAA
- a CDS encoding MBL fold metallo-hydrolase: MSLERPAKKGNKYMNTVHTDDAGFDKMLPIMREYMRNKAVVVPAKTMGPFKTDVSIYNTPPASGLRVTWVGHSSLLIEIDGCTILTDPVWSDRVSFTQLMGPKRFFRPPIALSDLPKIDAIICSHDHYDHLDKATIQFFAGSQVPFYCSLGVGQYLQSWGIGKEFITEMDWGDSATVGADCIITAAPARHFSGRGITNRNETLWSSFVIKGSKHNIYFGADSGWHPQFAEIGEAYGPFDLTMLEVGAYGKYWPDIHMGPDHASNAHIALKGNLMMPIHWGTFNLALHDWYEPIELLLTYARNKKIDLFVPEPGVPSEVKGAFNSEWWRRYM; the protein is encoded by the coding sequence ATGAGTTTAGAAAGACCTGCCAAAAAAGGCAATAAATATATGAACACCGTGCACACAGATGATGCCGGGTTCGACAAAATGCTACCTATTATGCGCGAATACATGCGCAACAAAGCCGTAGTTGTTCCGGCTAAAACAATGGGGCCTTTTAAAACCGATGTTTCCATTTATAACACGCCACCTGCAAGCGGCTTACGTGTAACCTGGGTGGGGCATTCCAGTTTATTGATAGAGATAGATGGTTGCACCATTCTCACCGATCCCGTGTGGAGCGATCGCGTATCGTTTACGCAACTGATGGGTCCTAAACGCTTTTTCAGGCCACCTATAGCATTAAGCGATCTGCCAAAAATTGATGCCATTATCTGTTCACATGATCATTATGACCATCTGGATAAAGCAACTATTCAGTTTTTCGCAGGCAGCCAAGTTCCTTTTTATTGCTCATTAGGCGTTGGGCAGTACCTGCAAAGCTGGGGTATTGGCAAGGAATTTATTACCGAAATGGATTGGGGCGATAGCGCAACTGTTGGCGCAGATTGTATAATAACCGCTGCCCCGGCAAGGCATTTCTCCGGTCGCGGCATTACCAACCGGAACGAGACGTTATGGTCATCATTTGTAATCAAGGGCAGCAAGCACAATATCTATTTTGGAGCTGATTCAGGCTGGCATCCGCAGTTTGCCGAAATAGGAGAAGCGTACGGTCCGTTTGATCTGACCATGTTAGAGGTAGGCGCTTACGGCAAATATTGGCCGGATATTCACATGGGTCCCGATCATGCATCCAACGCGCACATCGCCTTAAAAGGAAACCTGATGATGCCTATTCATTGGGGTACCTTCAACCTGGCCCTGCACGATTGGTATGAACCTATTGAACTATTACTGACCTATGCCCGAAATAAGAAAATAGACCTCTTTGTACCCGAGCCAGGTGTGCCCAGCGAGGTGAAAGGTGCGTTTAATTCGGAGTGGTGGAGGCGGTATATGTGA
- a CDS encoding alpha/beta hydrolase family protein, which translates to MIKKETFTLPGARGRGMLADLTYDDQNRTAPVVIFAHGFKGFKDWGTHNLLASYFAENGFRFLKFNFSHNGTTPESPVDFVDLIAFGDNTFTTELDDLATVIDFACNGTSMPRANGVYLIGHSMGGGISIIKAAEDVRVKKLITLGSVANFRNLWPRQAEEQWRLQGVMYFYNSRTQQQMPIKSTLLDDLERNPTRLDIIARAATVKCPWLIMHGDADATVNISHAHDLKAAQPNAELVIVPNGDHTFGGTHPYVKDELPLDLAMFAEAGVSFFKEN; encoded by the coding sequence ATGATCAAAAAAGAAACATTTACACTACCCGGAGCCCGCGGACGCGGCATGCTGGCCGATCTGACCTATGATGATCAGAATCGCACAGCGCCTGTAGTCATATTCGCGCATGGGTTTAAGGGTTTTAAAGATTGGGGCACCCACAACCTGTTGGCGAGTTACTTTGCAGAGAACGGCTTCCGGTTTTTAAAGTTCAATTTTTCGCACAATGGCACCACGCCCGAAAGTCCGGTTGATTTTGTTGACCTGATAGCTTTTGGCGATAATACATTCACCACCGAACTGGATGATCTGGCAACCGTAATTGATTTCGCCTGCAACGGCACATCCATGCCGCGTGCCAACGGCGTTTACTTAATTGGCCACAGCATGGGTGGCGGCATCAGTATAATTAAAGCGGCCGAGGATGTAAGAGTTAAAAAACTTATCACTTTAGGTTCGGTGGCTAATTTCCGCAACCTCTGGCCAAGACAAGCCGAAGAACAATGGCGCTTGCAAGGGGTAATGTATTTTTATAACAGCCGCACGCAACAGCAAATGCCCATAAAGAGTACGCTGTTGGATGATCTGGAGCGCAACCCTACCCGCTTAGATATTATTGCCCGTGCCGCCACGGTAAAATGCCCGTGGCTCATTATGCACGGCGATGCCGATGCTACAGTAAATATCAGCCATGCTCATGACCTAAAAGCCGCTCAACCCAATGCAGAATTAGTTATAGTACCAAATGGCGACCATACCTTTGGCGGTACACATCCGTATGTTAAAGACGAATTGCCGCTCGATCTGGCTATGTTTGCTGAAGCGGGTGTAAGTTTTTTTAAGGAAAATTAA
- the hemA gene encoding glutamyl-tRNA reductase, with amino-acid sequence MKYLKVIAFTHKQIELKELGKLVICQESLTDKLAAVKAEFGIAEIFYLATCNRVEFVMLTPTLVDKAFATRFIERMDIGLCPNHMDTFIDAALIYEDKDALNHLLRTSCSLESLVVGEKEILAQLRRAYEHCREAGLTGDGMRMFMSCVVKTAKEVYTHTNISKNPISVVSLAYRKLNSLKLCTNARILIIGAGETNQNISKYLQKHKFSNFSVFNRTLAKAEKLAADLNGEAYDLEALKIYNKGFDVIITCTSAVEPIITPEIYASLLAGETTRKTIVDLAIPNDTAPEVLEQFPINFIEVHSLTEVAKRNLQERYQELVHAEAIIENNICEFLQQLKQRRIELAMRCVPEKIKEIRNTAINSVFADEVQGMDKQSREVLERVINYMEKKYISVPMVMAKDILINSN; translated from the coding sequence TTGAAGTATTTAAAGGTAATAGCATTTACGCACAAACAGATTGAGCTGAAGGAGTTGGGTAAGCTGGTTATCTGTCAGGAGAGCCTGACTGATAAACTGGCCGCGGTAAAGGCTGAATTCGGTATTGCCGAAATATTTTACCTGGCTACCTGCAACCGTGTTGAGTTTGTAATGCTCACGCCTACGTTGGTTGATAAAGCATTTGCTACACGCTTTATTGAGCGCATGGATATAGGGTTATGTCCTAACCACATGGATACCTTTATTGACGCTGCCTTAATTTACGAAGACAAGGATGCCCTTAACCACCTGTTAAGAACATCATGCTCTTTAGAGAGTTTGGTTGTTGGTGAAAAAGAGATACTGGCCCAGCTGCGCCGGGCCTATGAGCATTGCCGCGAGGCAGGTTTAACCGGCGATGGTATGCGAATGTTTATGAGTTGTGTGGTTAAAACTGCTAAAGAGGTTTACACACATACCAACATCTCTAAAAACCCCATCTCGGTTGTTTCATTAGCTTACCGCAAATTAAATAGCCTTAAACTTTGCACCAACGCCCGCATCCTCATCATCGGTGCAGGCGAAACCAACCAAAACATTTCTAAATACCTTCAAAAACACAAGTTCTCTAACTTCTCGGTGTTTAACCGTACGTTAGCTAAAGCCGAAAAACTGGCTGCCGACTTGAACGGCGAAGCTTATGATCTGGAAGCGTTAAAAATATACAACAAAGGTTTTGATGTGATCATTACTTGTACGTCAGCAGTTGAGCCTATCATTACACCTGAGATCTACGCTTCATTGTTAGCGGGTGAAACTACGCGCAAAACCATTGTTGACCTTGCCATACCTAATGATACTGCTCCGGAAGTATTAGAGCAGTTCCCCATTAATTTTATTGAGGTACACTCGCTTACCGAGGTTGCAAAACGTAATTTGCAGGAACGCTACCAGGAATTAGTACATGCGGAAGCAATTATAGAGAATAACATCTGCGAATTTTTGCAACAGTTGAAACAACGCCGTATTGAACTGGCTATGCGTTGTGTACCCGAGAAAATAAAAGAAATACGCAACACTGCCATTAACAGTGTTTTTGCTGATGAAGTGCAAGGAATGGACAAGCAATCTCGTGAGGTACTGGAGCGTGTTATTAACTATATGGAGAAAAAATATATCAGTGTACCAATGGTAATGGCTAAAGATATATTGATCAACAGTAATTAA
- a CDS encoding menaquinone biosynthesis family protein translates to MKLTLGFSPCPNDTFIFDALIHHKIDTEGLEFEVFYDDVETLNQKAFRGELDITKLSYHAFAYVADQYVLLDAGSALGFGVGPLLIFKPPIDRFIDNSPKEIIKGEDGEGFTVDLTEVISKLRIGIPGKYTTANFLLSLLLPDAQHKIEMVFSGIEDALLKDEIDFGLIIHENRFTYQNRGLKKFIDLGDFWEKKTGCAIPLGGIVANRNLPAEVQHKINRVLRKSVEFAFANPKSGLDFIKQHAQEMSEEVMYKHIELYVNKYSIDLGEEGRKAINILFDTALEKGIIPEIKKGLFLTE, encoded by the coding sequence ATGAAATTAACACTCGGTTTTTCGCCTTGCCCTAATGATACGTTTATTTTCGATGCCCTCATTCACCATAAAATAGACACCGAAGGCCTGGAGTTTGAAGTATTTTATGATGATGTGGAAACGCTTAATCAAAAAGCTTTCCGCGGAGAACTGGATATTACCAAATTAAGCTATCACGCTTTTGCCTATGTGGCAGATCAATATGTGCTGTTAGATGCCGGCAGCGCATTGGGCTTTGGTGTAGGGCCATTGCTAATATTTAAACCACCTATTGACAGATTTATTGATAATTCTCCTAAAGAGATCATAAAGGGAGAAGATGGAGAGGGATTTACCGTTGATCTAACGGAAGTGATATCTAAATTAAGAATAGGAATACCCGGTAAGTATACCACCGCTAATTTCTTATTAAGTTTATTGTTGCCTGATGCTCAGCATAAAATTGAAATGGTTTTCTCAGGTATTGAGGATGCATTATTGAAAGATGAGATAGACTTCGGCCTCATTATTCACGAGAACAGGTTTACCTATCAAAACAGAGGTTTAAAGAAATTTATTGATCTGGGCGATTTTTGGGAGAAAAAAACCGGCTGCGCCATACCTCTTGGCGGCATAGTTGCCAACCGGAATTTACCGGCTGAAGTTCAGCATAAAATAAACCGGGTGCTGCGTAAATCGGTTGAATTTGCTTTTGCTAATCCAAAATCGGGCTTAGACTTTATCAAACAACACGCGCAGGAGATGAGCGAAGAAGTAATGTATAAGCATATAGAGCTTTACGTTAACAAATATTCAATTGATCTTGGCGAAGAAGGCCGCAAAGCCATTAATATATTATTTGATACAGCGTTGGAAAAAGGAATAATACCGGAAATTAAAAAGGGATTGTTTTTAACGGAATAA
- the mqnB gene encoding futalosine hydrolase — protein sequence MRILIVAATQPEVEPLIEALGLQRKDEPDLFLPRHASVANCSVLITGAGMVPTAFALGRHLPHNVYNLVINLGIAGSFDRNIPLGSVAEITKDTFAELGAEDDTRFISIEQLGLGAGIFTPTSSIDQFILKMDTLKATAITVNRVHGNEDSIAAVAVRLNPQLESMEGAAFFYACHQLKVPGVQIRAVSNYVEKRNRDNWQIGLAVKNLNTFALDLIRQL from the coding sequence ATGCGCATTTTAATAGTAGCTGCAACACAACCGGAAGTGGAGCCTTTAATTGAAGCGCTGGGTTTGCAGCGCAAAGATGAGCCTGATCTGTTTTTACCGCGTCATGCATCGGTAGCTAACTGCTCAGTATTGATAACCGGCGCGGGCATGGTGCCAACTGCTTTTGCGTTGGGTCGGCATTTACCGCACAACGTATACAACCTGGTAATTAACCTGGGTATTGCAGGCAGCTTTGACCGTAACATTCCTTTAGGCAGCGTTGCCGAGATAACCAAAGATACCTTTGCTGAATTAGGTGCTGAAGACGACACCCGCTTCATCAGCATTGAGCAATTGGGTTTGGGCGCAGGTATATTTACGCCAACCAGCAGTATTGATCAATTCATTCTTAAAATGGATACTTTAAAAGCTACGGCTATTACGGTAAATAGAGTGCATGGTAACGAAGATTCAATTGCAGCTGTAGCCGTGCGACTCAATCCGCAGCTGGAAAGTATGGAAGGCGCGGCATTTTTTTATGCCTGTCATCAACTCAAGGTGCCGGGTGTGCAGATCAGGGCTGTGTCAAATTATGTTGAAAAACGTAACCGCGATAACTGGCAGATAGGGCTTGCTGTAAAAAATCTGAATACATTTGCGCTGGATTTGATCAGACAACTATAA
- a CDS encoding 6-pyruvoyl trahydropterin synthase family protein, whose product MIHVTRREHFNAAHRMYREEWSAEKNAEVFGKCANPNWHGHNYNLFVTVKGEITHATGYLIDLKELKEIINEHVIEKLDHKNLNMDVDFMKGKMASTELLCIEIFNQLKGPIEAYEGVFLHSVRLFETENNSAEYFGD is encoded by the coding sequence ATGATACACGTAACGCGCAGAGAACATTTTAATGCCGCACACCGCATGTACCGTGAGGAGTGGAGCGCAGAAAAAAATGCCGAAGTTTTTGGCAAATGCGCTAACCCCAACTGGCACGGACATAACTACAACTTATTTGTTACCGTTAAAGGAGAAATTACCCATGCCACCGGCTATTTAATTGACCTGAAAGAGCTCAAAGAGATCATTAACGAACATGTTATTGAAAAACTTGATCATAAAAACCTTAACATGGATGTTGATTTTATGAAAGGTAAAATGGCATCAACAGAGTTGCTTTGCATAGAGATATTCAATCAGCTTAAAGGGCCTATTGAAGCTTATGAAGGTGTGTTTTTGCACTCGGTTAGGTTATTTGAGACCGAAAACAATTCGGCTGAATATTTTGGCGACTAA
- the folE gene encoding GTP cyclohydrolase I FolE, with protein sequence MSDINNIPDRDDDIYGYEKIDRYNPELIASLSGHYKEILKQLGEHPEREGLLKTPERVAKAMLYLTQGYDLDARQILNSALFKEEYSQMVVVKDIEVYSMCEHHMLPFFGKAHIAYIPNGYVVGLSKIPRVVDVYSRRLQVQERLTNEIRDCIQETLKPIGVGVVIECRHLCMCMRGVQKQNSVTTTSAFTGGFLQEKTRAEFLNLISQKLS encoded by the coding sequence ATGAGCGATATAAACAATATCCCCGACAGGGATGATGACATTTACGGCTACGAAAAAATAGACCGTTACAACCCCGAACTGATAGCCAGTTTATCAGGTCATTATAAAGAGATCCTGAAACAATTAGGTGAGCATCCGGAGCGTGAAGGCTTGTTAAAAACGCCCGAGCGTGTGGCTAAAGCTATGCTCTACCTTACCCAGGGCTACGACCTTGATGCAAGGCAAATCCTTAACTCGGCTTTATTTAAAGAAGAGTATAGCCAGATGGTGGTGGTAAAAGACATTGAAGTTTATTCTATGTGCGAACACCACATGCTGCCATTCTTCGGCAAGGCACACATTGCTTATATACCAAACGGTTATGTAGTAGGGCTAAGCAAGATCCCTCGCGTGGTTGATGTTTACTCGCGGCGTTTGCAGGTGCAGGAACGCCTCACCAACGAGATACGTGATTGCATACAGGAAACCCTGAAGCCAATTGGCGTGGGCGTAGTAATTGAGTGCCGTCACCTGTGCATGTGCATGCGCGGTGTGCAAAAACAAAACTCGGTTACCACCACATCGGCATTTACCGGCGGCTTTTTACAGGAAAAAACAAGAGCGGAGTTTCTTAACTTAATTTCACAGAAACTGAGTTAA
- the fabD gene encoding ACP S-malonyltransferase, protein MKAYIFPGQGAQFVGMGKDLYDTSEKARELFEQANNILGFRITDVMFNGTDEDLKQTNVTQPAIFLHSVILAKVLGDDFKPEMVAGHSLGEFSALVAANALSFEDGLRLVASRANAMQKACELQPSTMAAILGLDDFTVEDICQRVSDVVVPANYNCPGQLVISGTIAGVDKACELMTEAGAKRAIKLNVGGAFHSPLMESARVELEHAIVNTTINEPVCPVYQNIDAKPYTHPEQIKHNLIAQLTGAVRWTQTVMHMLENGATHFTEVGPGNVLQGLVKKVNRQIATESAQIQQ, encoded by the coding sequence ATGAAAGCATACATTTTTCCGGGCCAGGGCGCCCAGTTTGTAGGTATGGGCAAGGACCTGTACGACACATCAGAAAAAGCACGCGAATTATTTGAGCAGGCTAATAACATATTAGGTTTCCGCATTACTGATGTTATGTTTAACGGTACTGACGAAGACCTTAAGCAAACCAACGTAACACAGCCTGCTATATTTTTACACTCTGTTATATTGGCCAAAGTACTTGGCGACGACTTTAAACCCGAAATGGTTGCAGGTCACTCATTGGGCGAGTTTTCAGCTTTAGTAGCTGCCAACGCATTGTCATTTGAAGATGGACTGCGTTTGGTTGCTTCGCGCGCTAACGCCATGCAAAAAGCCTGCGAATTACAGCCATCAACTATGGCCGCTATATTAGGCCTGGACGATTTTACCGTTGAAGATATTTGCCAGCGTGTAAGCGATGTAGTTGTTCCGGCTAACTATAATTGTCCGGGTCAACTGGTTATATCTGGTACCATCGCCGGTGTTGACAAAGCTTGCGAATTGATGACCGAAGCAGGCGCCAAACGTGCCATCAAATTAAATGTGGGTGGCGCTTTCCACTCGCCGTTAATGGAATCAGCTCGTGTTGAGTTGGAGCATGCCATTGTAAATACCACCATTAATGAGCCGGTATGCCCGGTTTATCAAAACATTGATGCCAAACCGTACACACATCCGGAGCAGATAAAACATAACCTTATTGCGCAATTAACCGGCGCTGTGCGCTGGACGCAAACTGTAATGCACATGCTTGAAAATGGTGCTACCCATTTTACCGAGGTTGGACCAGGCAACGTTTTGCAGGGACTGGTTAAAAAAGTAAACCGGCAAATTGCTACCGAAAGCGCCCAGATACAACAATAA